The Pirellulales bacterium genome includes a window with the following:
- a CDS encoding SIS domain-containing protein has protein sequence MQQRLCGNDEFAPFDRLAKSAEMRHHRNMNLSDSPITKLLAASEAEQIERGYGHTLREIWQQPETWRQTSQSHDLLATIRQALAVSEVMARQGAIVLTGSGSSQYVGDCLALPLQSKLKLPVFSIPSGLLLTHLHESLPPMEPLLVVSVARSGNSPESVAVQQLVMKHRPQAHHLVLTCNAQGKLASEFAGHPKVHVAVLPEPTNDRSLVMTSSFTNLVLAGGLLGAGTELDRWRTKVRAMADMGDRILTMQLADIAQMPFRSVIFLGSGCHLGASREAALKMLEMTAGRIATMSESFLGFRHGPMSATSAETLVVAFLSFDPVVRAYEFDLLAELGQKKLGLRIVAFDANALDSPGPLPGVDFLPCPRPQGLPDNLEDGDFLLRHVVVGQLLAFFRCLHEGLKPDSPSESGIISRVVAPFRIH, from the coding sequence TTGCAACAGCGACTGTGTGGCAACGACGAATTCGCACCATTCGACCGACTGGCAAAATCGGCCGAAATGCGTCATCATCGGAACATGAACCTCAGCGATTCACCCATTACGAAACTCCTGGCGGCGAGCGAAGCCGAGCAAATCGAGCGCGGCTACGGCCACACGCTCCGAGAGATCTGGCAGCAGCCGGAGACGTGGCGTCAAACATCTCAATCGCATGACTTGCTAGCGACGATACGACAGGCGCTGGCGGTGTCGGAAGTCATGGCGCGACAAGGGGCGATCGTACTGACTGGCTCAGGCAGTTCGCAATATGTCGGCGATTGCTTGGCATTGCCTTTGCAATCGAAGCTCAAACTTCCCGTGTTTTCGATTCCGAGCGGCCTGCTGCTGACCCATCTCCACGAATCGCTGCCGCCAATGGAGCCGTTGCTAGTGGTTTCGGTCGCGCGATCGGGAAACAGCCCCGAAAGCGTGGCGGTTCAGCAGCTCGTGATGAAGCATCGACCGCAGGCGCATCATTTGGTGCTCACTTGCAATGCACAAGGCAAGTTGGCGAGCGAGTTTGCAGGTCACCCCAAGGTTCATGTTGCCGTACTGCCGGAACCGACGAATGACCGCAGCCTTGTGATGACGAGCAGTTTTACCAATCTGGTGCTGGCCGGCGGGCTGTTGGGGGCGGGGACCGAGCTTGACCGCTGGCGAACCAAGGTTCGCGCAATGGCCGATATGGGAGATCGGATCCTGACGATGCAACTCGCCGACATCGCCCAGATGCCATTTCGTTCGGTCATCTTTCTGGGCAGCGGTTGCCACCTGGGAGCATCGCGGGAGGCGGCATTGAAAATGCTCGAAATGACGGCTGGCCGAATCGCCACCATGTCGGAATCGTTTTTGGGGTTTCGCCATGGGCCGATGTCGGCCACTTCCGCGGAAACACTCGTGGTGGCCTTCTTATCGTTCGATCCGGTCGTGCGCGCGTATGAATTCGATTTGCTCGCCGAACTGGGGCAAAAAAAGCTGGGGTTGCGAATCGTCGCGTTTGACGCCAACGCGCTCGATTCTCCAGGCCCATTGCCTGGGGTCGATTTCCTTCCATGCCCTAGACCACAAGGATTGCCCGACAATTTGGAGGATGGCGACTTCCTATTGCGGCACGTCGTCGTTGGCCAGCTCTTGGCATTTTTCCGTTGCCTGCATGAGGGCCTCAAGCCCGATTCCCCCTCGGAATCTGGCATCATCAGTCGAGTCGTCGCGCCGTTTCGCATTCATTGA
- a CDS encoding S41 family peptidase, whose protein sequence is MMRLRSSSRSALALLFGVVVSFGMAGSTMAQQVRIPSIVQPSLQPVQVQPPLQPVQSQPTHAVMAGTELAELLDKGKELEAQRRWAEAFALYEDAARKTPGQPDLERRLDFAKLHFDVGRRYADSSFRKSVATLSDSEALEIYSDAAAKVQSHYVQNPDWNRLVGRGAAALEVALSEQTFVEHNLSGVNPDRMSVFVGELRKQMGQRSIRSRIEARDAVWNVAHLARLHLGVQPAATILEFTTGMLGGLDEYSTFLTSGQLADLYSQIEGNFVGLGVELKANEGSLLIVNVIHGSPAEAAGIKSGDRIVEVGGRSTADLSTDAAAELLQGVEGSFAQLMVATADEAPRALTVKRQHVDVPSVDDVRIIDREFGVGYFKLTCFQKTTSRDLDAALWQLHREGMRSLVIDLRGNPGGLLTSGVEVADKFIEQGSIVSTKGRSPGEDFNYTAQRTGTWRVPLVVLIDGDSASAAEILAGALRDYHRATLVGQRSYGKGSVQGIFPLSTGGAGVRLTTAKFYSPLGKPFARVGVEPDVKVQVAAKPIDGRIAIPVSASNANGDAILNAGLEAARQQVAQR, encoded by the coding sequence GTTACAGCCGGTGCAATCGCAGCCGACCCATGCTGTGATGGCGGGAACTGAACTGGCGGAGTTGCTCGACAAAGGCAAAGAGCTGGAAGCGCAGCGACGCTGGGCGGAAGCCTTCGCGTTGTACGAAGACGCCGCTCGCAAGACGCCCGGCCAGCCCGATCTCGAGCGACGGCTCGATTTTGCCAAGCTCCATTTCGACGTCGGCCGGCGCTATGCCGATTCGAGCTTCCGCAAGTCGGTCGCTACGCTCAGCGACAGCGAAGCCTTGGAAATTTACAGCGACGCGGCCGCCAAAGTGCAATCGCACTACGTGCAAAACCCCGATTGGAACCGGTTGGTCGGTCGCGGGGCGGCAGCGCTTGAAGTGGCGCTGAGCGAGCAGACGTTTGTGGAACATAACTTGTCGGGCGTGAATCCCGACCGCATGAGCGTGTTTGTCGGTGAATTGCGCAAGCAAATGGGGCAGCGTTCGATTCGCAGCCGCATCGAGGCACGCGACGCCGTCTGGAACGTCGCTCACCTGGCGCGGCTGCACTTGGGCGTCCAGCCGGCTGCAACCATTTTGGAATTCACTACCGGCATGCTCGGTGGACTGGACGAATACAGTACCTTTCTGACGAGCGGACAACTCGCCGATTTGTATTCGCAAATTGAAGGCAACTTTGTGGGGTTGGGCGTCGAATTGAAGGCCAACGAAGGTTCGCTCCTGATCGTCAATGTCATTCACGGCAGCCCGGCCGAAGCGGCAGGCATCAAGTCGGGCGATCGGATCGTGGAAGTCGGGGGGCGTTCCACCGCCGATCTCAGCACCGATGCGGCGGCCGAGTTGTTGCAAGGCGTGGAAGGTTCGTTCGCCCAACTGATGGTGGCGACCGCCGACGAGGCGCCGCGGGCGCTGACGGTGAAGCGGCAACACGTCGATGTGCCGAGCGTGGACGACGTGAGAATCATCGACCGCGAATTCGGCGTCGGGTACTTCAAATTGACCTGTTTCCAAAAGACGACCTCGCGCGATTTGGATGCCGCGCTGTGGCAATTGCACCGCGAAGGCATGCGTTCGCTGGTGATCGATCTGCGAGGCAATCCGGGCGGATTGCTCACCTCTGGCGTCGAAGTGGCGGACAAGTTTATCGAGCAAGGCAGCATTGTCAGCACCAAGGGGCGCAGCCCCGGAGAAGATTTCAATTACACGGCGCAGCGCACGGGCACCTGGCGCGTGCCGCTGGTTGTGCTCATCGACGGCGATAGCGCCAGTGCCGCGGAAATCCTGGCCGGGGCGCTGCGCGATTACCATCGAGCAACGCTGGTCGGCCAGCGCAGCTACGGCAAAGGCTCGGTGCAAGGGATCTTTCCGCTCAGCACCGGCGGCGCTGGAGTGCGACTGACGACGGCGAAGTTCTATTCGCCGCTGGGCAAACCGTTCGCGCGTGTCGGCGTCGAGCCGGACGTCAAAGTTCAGGTCGCTGCCAAACCGATCGACGGCCGCATTGCAATTCCCGTCAGCGCAAGCAATGCCAACGGCGACGCGATTCTGAACGCCGGCCTGGAAGCGGCGCGGCAACAAGTGGCACAACGGTAA